One segment of Paraburkholderia sp. PREW-6R DNA contains the following:
- the acnA gene encoding aconitate hydratase AcnA, with protein MAHNLHKTLKEFDSGSGKGKFYSLPQLGKALNLKIDRLPVSIRIVLESVLRNYDGKKIAEEHIEQLANWKPSAARVDEIPFVVSRVVLQDFTGVPLLADIAAMRGVAKHMGKDPKSIEPLVPVDLVVDHSVQIDHFREKNALDLNMKLEFQRNNERYQFMKWGMQAFDTFKVVPPGVGIVHQVNLEYLARGVHKKAEGADTVYYPDSLVGTDSHTTMINGIGVVGWGVGGIEAEAGMLGQPVYFLTPDVVGVNLKGKLREGVTATDLVLTITELLRKEKVVGKFVEFFGEGTRSLSLPDRATIGNMAPEYGATMGFFPVDEKTIDYFKGTGRTDAEISAFENYFKAQNLFGIPNEGDIDYTKVVTLDLGTVAPSLAGPKRPQDRIEIGHVKSTFSDLFSKPVAENGFAKKSEDLDAQYTTSNGVDVKNGDVLIAAITSCTNTSNPSVLLAAGLLAKKAVEAGLTVAPHIKTSLAPGSRIVTEYLTKTDLLKYLDKLGFTLAAYGCTTCIGNAGDLTPELNEAITKNDIVAAAVLSGNRNFEARIHPNIRANFLASPPLVVAYAIAGNITRDLMTEPVGKGKGGKDIYLGDIWPTSEEVNALLKFALDADAFRKNYSSLTKKGDLWSKIEGEEGQVYDWPKSTYIAEPPFFGKDFSMTPADSIAAVKDARALGIFGDSVTTDHISPAGSIKEDSPAGKWLKENGVQKADFNSYGSRRGNHDVMMRGTFANVRIKNLMIPAKADGSRVEGGLTIHQPSGEQLSIYDAAMKYIDAGTPTIVFAGEEYGTGSSRDWAAKGTQLLGVKAVVARSFERIHRSNLVGMGVLPLQFKGSDSVQSLGITGEETYDIEGLGADFKPQQEVTLVIRGKDGDEKRVPVLLRIDTPIEVDYYKHGGILPFVLRSLLAA; from the coding sequence ATGGCCCACAACCTCCACAAAACGCTCAAGGAATTCGACAGCGGTTCCGGCAAAGGCAAGTTCTACTCCCTGCCGCAACTCGGCAAGGCGCTGAACCTCAAGATCGACCGTCTGCCGGTTTCGATCCGTATCGTGCTGGAATCGGTGCTGCGTAATTACGACGGCAAGAAGATCGCCGAAGAACACATCGAACAACTGGCGAACTGGAAGCCGAGCGCCGCGCGCGTCGACGAAATCCCGTTCGTGGTGTCGCGCGTCGTGCTGCAGGACTTCACCGGCGTGCCGCTGCTCGCCGACATCGCGGCAATGCGTGGCGTCGCAAAGCACATGGGCAAGGATCCGAAGTCGATCGAGCCGCTGGTCCCGGTCGATCTGGTCGTCGATCACTCGGTGCAGATCGATCACTTCCGCGAAAAGAACGCGCTCGACCTGAACATGAAGCTGGAATTCCAGCGCAACAACGAGCGCTACCAGTTCATGAAGTGGGGCATGCAGGCATTCGACACGTTCAAGGTCGTGCCCCCGGGCGTCGGTATCGTTCACCAGGTGAATCTGGAATACCTTGCACGCGGCGTGCACAAGAAGGCCGAAGGCGCGGACACGGTGTACTACCCGGATTCGCTGGTCGGCACGGATAGCCACACCACGATGATCAACGGCATCGGCGTGGTGGGTTGGGGCGTGGGCGGTATCGAGGCAGAAGCCGGCATGCTTGGCCAGCCGGTGTACTTCCTGACGCCGGACGTGGTCGGCGTGAACCTGAAGGGCAAACTGCGTGAAGGCGTGACGGCTACCGACCTGGTGCTGACCATCACGGAACTGCTGCGTAAGGAAAAGGTGGTCGGCAAGTTCGTCGAGTTCTTCGGCGAAGGCACGCGCTCGCTGTCGCTGCCGGACCGCGCGACGATCGGCAATATGGCGCCGGAATACGGCGCCACCATGGGCTTTTTCCCGGTCGACGAAAAAACCATCGACTACTTCAAGGGCACGGGCCGCACGGACGCTGAAATTTCCGCGTTCGAGAACTACTTCAAGGCCCAGAACCTGTTCGGCATTCCGAACGAAGGCGACATCGACTACACGAAGGTCGTCACGCTCGATCTCGGCACGGTGGCACCGTCGCTGGCTGGCCCGAAGCGTCCGCAAGACCGCATCGAAATCGGCCATGTGAAGTCGACCTTCAGCGATCTGTTTTCGAAGCCGGTTGCGGAAAACGGCTTCGCCAAGAAGTCGGAAGACCTCGACGCGCAGTACACCACGAGCAACGGCGTCGACGTGAAGAACGGCGACGTGCTGATCGCCGCCATCACGTCGTGCACCAACACGTCGAACCCGAGCGTGCTGCTGGCCGCCGGCCTGCTGGCAAAGAAGGCGGTGGAAGCCGGCCTGACGGTCGCGCCGCACATCAAGACGTCGCTCGCACCGGGATCGCGTATCGTCACCGAGTACCTGACGAAGACCGACCTGCTGAAGTACCTGGACAAGCTGGGCTTCACGCTGGCCGCTTACGGCTGCACGACCTGTATCGGCAACGCGGGCGACCTGACGCCGGAACTGAACGAAGCGATCACGAAGAACGACATCGTCGCGGCCGCCGTGCTGTCAGGCAACCGTAACTTCGAAGCGCGTATTCACCCGAACATCCGCGCGAACTTCCTGGCTTCGCCGCCGCTGGTCGTGGCTTACGCGATCGCCGGCAACATCACGCGCGACCTGATGACCGAACCGGTCGGCAAGGGCAAGGGCGGCAAGGACATCTACCTCGGCGACATCTGGCCGACCAGCGAAGAAGTCAACGCGCTGCTCAAGTTCGCGCTGGACGCCGACGCGTTCCGCAAGAACTACTCGTCGCTGACCAAGAAGGGCGACCTGTGGAGCAAGATCGAAGGCGAAGAAGGTCAGGTGTACGACTGGCCGAAGTCGACCTATATCGCCGAGCCGCCGTTCTTCGGCAAGGACTTCTCGATGACGCCGGCAGACAGCATCGCCGCCGTGAAGGACGCACGGGCACTGGGCATTTTCGGTGACTCGGTCACGACCGACCACATCAGCCCGGCTGGCTCGATCAAGGAAGATTCGCCGGCTGGCAAGTGGCTGAAGGAAAACGGCGTGCAGAAGGCCGACTTCAACAGCTACGGCTCGCGCCGCGGCAACCACGACGTGATGATGCGCGGCACGTTCGCAAACGTCCGGATCAAGAACCTGATGATTCCGGCCAAGGCTGACGGCTCGCGCGTGGAAGGCGGCCTGACGATTCACCAGCCGAGCGGCGAACAGCTGTCGATCTATGACGCAGCGATGAAGTACATCGACGCCGGCACGCCGACCATCGTGTTCGCGGGCGAAGAGTACGGCACGGGCTCGTCGCGTGACTGGGCGGCCAAGGGTACGCAACTGCTGGGCGTGAAGGCGGTGGTCGCACGCAGCTTCGAGCGGATTCACCGTTCGAACCTCGTCGGCATGGGCGTTCTGCCGCTGCAATTCAAGGGCTCGGACAGCGTGCAATCGCTCGGCATTACCGGCGAAGAAACGTATGACATCGAAGGCCTCGGCGCGGACTTCAAGCCGCAACAGGAAGTCACGCTGGTGATTCGCGGCAAGGACGGCGACGAGAAGCGCGTGCCGGTGCTGCTGCGTATCGATACGCCGATTGAAGTCGACTACTACAAGCACGGCGGGATTCTGCCGTTCGTGCTGCGTTCGCTGCTGGCTGCTTGA
- a CDS encoding bifunctional 2-methylcitrate dehydratase/aconitate hydratase, translated as MSAPISNVRPDPDVVLVDIVDYVLGFQIDSALALETARHCLIDTLGCGLEALSYPACTKLMGPIVPGTIVPNGAKVPGTSFQLDPVQAAFNIGAMIRWLDFNDTWLAAEWGHPSDNLGGILATADWLSRTAIAGGKKPLNMKDVLIAMVKAHEIQGCIALENSFNKVGLDHVLLVKVASTAVVGQLIGLTRDELINAVSLAFVDGHALRTYRHAPNTGSRKSWAAGDATSRAVRLALIARTGEMGYPSVLTAKTWGFYDVLFKGNAFRFQRPYGSYVMENVLFKISFPAEFHAQTAVEAAMKLHAQLAAEGRRVEDISRLVIRTHEAAIRIIDKKGPLNNPADRDHCIQYMIAVPLIHGRLTAADYEDSVAQDARIDILRSKMECVEDAQFTQDYHDPEKRSIANALTIEFNDGSKFDEVVVEYPIGHKRRREEGIPLLVEKFRTNLARRFPVRQQLAILDVSLDQARLEAMPVNEYVDLYVI; from the coding sequence ATGTCCGCTCCGATTTCCAACGTACGACCCGACCCGGATGTAGTCCTGGTCGATATCGTCGACTACGTGCTGGGATTTCAGATCGACAGCGCGCTTGCGCTCGAAACCGCGCGCCACTGCCTGATCGATACGCTCGGCTGTGGACTCGAGGCGCTCTCCTACCCGGCGTGCACCAAGCTGATGGGACCGATCGTGCCGGGCACGATCGTCCCCAACGGCGCAAAAGTGCCCGGCACGTCGTTCCAGCTCGACCCGGTACAGGCCGCCTTCAATATCGGCGCCATGATCCGCTGGCTGGACTTCAACGACACCTGGCTCGCGGCGGAGTGGGGTCATCCGTCGGACAACCTCGGCGGCATCCTGGCCACGGCCGACTGGCTGTCGCGCACGGCCATAGCCGGCGGAAAAAAGCCGCTGAACATGAAAGACGTTTTGATCGCAATGGTCAAGGCGCACGAAATTCAAGGCTGTATCGCGCTGGAAAACTCGTTCAACAAGGTCGGGCTCGACCATGTGCTGCTGGTGAAGGTCGCGTCCACCGCGGTGGTCGGCCAACTGATCGGCCTCACGCGCGACGAGTTGATCAACGCGGTATCGCTCGCCTTCGTCGACGGGCATGCGCTGCGCACGTACCGGCATGCGCCGAACACCGGCTCGCGCAAATCGTGGGCCGCTGGCGACGCGACCTCGCGCGCCGTCCGCCTTGCGCTGATCGCGAGAACGGGCGAGATGGGCTATCCATCGGTGCTCACCGCGAAGACGTGGGGCTTCTACGACGTGTTGTTCAAGGGCAACGCATTCCGGTTTCAGCGTCCATACGGCTCGTATGTGATGGAAAACGTGCTCTTCAAGATTTCTTTTCCGGCAGAATTCCACGCGCAGACGGCGGTGGAAGCGGCCATGAAGCTGCACGCGCAACTCGCTGCCGAAGGCAGGCGCGTCGAAGACATCAGCCGCCTCGTCATTCGCACGCATGAAGCCGCGATCCGCATCATCGACAAAAAGGGGCCGCTGAACAACCCGGCCGACCGCGATCATTGCATCCAGTACATGATCGCGGTGCCGCTGATCCACGGCCGGCTGACCGCGGCGGACTATGAAGATTCGGTCGCGCAGGACGCGCGCATCGACATACTGCGCAGCAAGATGGAATGCGTCGAGGACGCGCAGTTCACGCAGGATTATCACGATCCGGAGAAGCGTTCGATCGCCAATGCATTGACGATCGAATTCAACGACGGGTCGAAGTTCGACGAAGTCGTTGTCGAATACCCGATCGGGCATAAGCGTCGCCGCGAAGAAGGCATTCCGCTGCTGGTCGAGAAGTTCAGGACCAACCTCGCGCGCCGCTTTCCGGTCAGGCAACAACTGGCGATTCTCGACGTGTCGCTCGACCAGGCAAGGCTCGAAGCCATGCCGGTCAATGAGTACGTCGATTTGTACGTCATCTAG